One window from the genome of Nomascus leucogenys isolate Asia chromosome 12, Asia_NLE_v1, whole genome shotgun sequence encodes:
- the MFSD14A gene encoding hippocampus abundant transcript 1 protein isoform X2, translated as MREGLSMVLHETFPKHTFLMNGLIQGVKGLLSFLSAPLIGALSDVWGRKSFLLLTVFFTCAPIPLMKISPWWYFAVISVSGVFAVTFSVVFAYVADITQEHERSMAYGLVSATFAASLVTSPAIGAYLGRVYGDSLVVVLATAIALLDICFILVAVPESLPEKMRPASWGAPISWEQADPFASLKKVGQDSIVLLICITVFLSYLPEAGQYSSFFLYLRQIMKFSPESVAAFIAVLGILSIIAQTIVLSLLMRSIGNKNTILLGLGFQILQLAWYGFGSEPWMMWAAGAVAAMSSITFPAVSALVSRTADADQQGVVQGMITGIRGLCNGLGPALYGFIFYIFHVELKELPITGTDLGTNTSPQHHFEQNSIIPGPPFLFGACSVLLALLVALFIPEHTNLSLRSSSWRKHCGSHSHPHSTQAPGEAKEPLLQDTNV; from the exons GTATTACATGAAACCTTTCCTAAACATACATTTCTGATGAATGGCTTAATTCAAGGAGTAAAG ggtTTGTTGTCATTCCTTAGTGCCCCGCTTATTGGTGCTCTTTCTGATGTTTGGGGCCGAAAATCCTTCTTGCTGCTAACAGTGTTTTTCACATGTGCCCCAATTCCTTTAATGAAGATCAGCCCATG GTGGTACTTTGCTGTTATCTCTGTTTCTGGGGTTTTTGCAGTGACTTTTTCTGTGGTATTTGCATACGTAGCAGATATAACCCAAGAGCATGAAAGAAGTATGGCTTATGGACTG GTTTCAGCAACATTTGCTGCAAGTTTAGTCACCAGTCCTGCAATTGGAGCTTATCTTGGCCGAGTATATGGGGACAGCTTGGTGGTGGTCTTAGCTACAGCAATAGCTTTGCTAGATATTTGTTTTATCCTTGTTGCTGTGCCAGAGTCGTTGCCTGAGAAAATGCGGCCGGCATCCTGGGGAGCACCCATTTCCTGGGAACAAGCTGACCCTTTCGCG TCCTTAAAAAAAGTCGGCCAAGATTCCATAGTGCTGCTGATCTGCATTACGGTGTTTCTCTCCTACCTACCGGAGGCAGGCCAATATTCCAGCTTTTTTTTATACCTCAGACAG ATAATGAAGTTTTCACCAGAAAGTGTTGCAGCGTTTATAGCAGTCCTTGGCATTCTTTCCATTATTGCACag accatAGTCTTGAGTTTACTTATGAGGTCAATTGGAAATAAGAACACCATTTTATTGGGTCTAGGATTTCAAATATTACAGTTGGCATGGTATGGCTTTGGTTCAGAACCTTg GATGATGTGGGCTGCTGGGGCAGTAGCAGCCATGTCTAGCATCACCTTTCCTGCTGTCAGTGCACTTGTTTCACGAACTGCTGATGCTGATCAACAGG GTGTCGTTCAAGGAATGATAACAGGAATTCGAGGATTATGCAATGGTCTGGGACCGGCCCTCTATGGATTCATTTTCTACATATTCCATGTAGAACTTAAAGAACTGCCAATAACAGGAACAGACTTGGGAACAAACACAAGCCCTCAGCACCACTTTGAACAG AATTCCATCATCCCTGGCCCTCCCTTCCTATTTGGAGCCTGTTCAGTACTGCTGGCTCTGCTTGTTGCCTTGTTTATTCCGGAACATACCAATTTAAGCTTAAGGTCCAGCAGTTGGAGAAAGCACTGTGGCAGTCACAGCCATCCTCATAGTACACAAGCGCCAGGAGAGGCCAAAGAACCTTTACTCCAGGACACAAATGTGTGA